GAGTTGACGCATTTCTCCCAGCGTTCGACCTCCTGAATCTCGTCCAGAAACAGATACGCCTTGCCGCGAATCCCGGAAATCCTGCGTTTCAATTCCTCGTGAAGCGCTTCGGCGGTACAGAGTCCGGCGTTGTCCATTTGTTCAAAGTTGATTGAGACAAATTGCTCTCGCGAAGCCCCCATTCTCAGGATCTCATCCTGAATCAGCTCAAGCATGACGGACTTGCCGGAACGGCGCAAACCAGTCAAGACCTTTATAAGCTCATTGCCGATGAACGGCCGGATACGCTCCATGTACCGCTCCCGCTTGATCATAAGTCTATAACCTCCCTTTCATGGATAAAATCATTATAATTCAAATACAATCGCAAAGCAAAGTTCTGATTTTGATTTTGGCTAACATGTTAGTCAAAATCAAAATCAACAAGTTCAGATTCCCATGCATCACAGACTTCTCGTCTTACTATCCATCAAGGATAACCTCATTAGATTTTCTGGCGCGACGGCAAAAACGAGAGCTTAGGACCGTTTTCCAATGATCGCTCCTCCCCGCTTTCCGCGCCGATGAAACCCTTAAAACTCGTCAGTTCGACTTTACGACCTTCACTTCATCAATACGCTCCCATCGCTCCAACGTGCGTCTCTCCGTCGTCTTCATTCCCATCGACTTTTTGGGACAGCCTCTTTTTTTCCGGCCCGGACAGCGCCCGCATTTTTGCGCGAGGGGAAAAGCCCGGATTTTGCAGGACATTGCAGTAAAAAGCTCCACGTGGAACATTACGGCCGGCAAATATGCACAGCGGGTAAATTTTCAGAGTAAATGCAACCTCGTCAAAGTAAATGCGACGGGGTTGCATTTACTTTGACAGGACAAAAGCAGCAAGCAGTCATTACGAACACATAATAACGATCAAGATTGCGCTAACGGAACAAATTCAAGGGGATGAAAAGCTGTTACGAGGAAATTGTCCGAAAAAAGTGCATACAAAAGTGATCCTCAACTGAAAGCAAAATTTTCAGTTCAGAGTTAATGCAATCAAGAAATTAAAAAGGAGCCGTTATTTACCGGCGAGAAGAGTCCGCTTTAAACAGATATCCTGTGGCGGAATAAGTTCGAGTCCGAGTAAATGCAATACGTCCTCGCCATACAGGTTGATAAAGATCTCTGCAGGAGATTTTCCGTTAAATTTTTTCCTCTCGTATGAGTTTATATGAGACATCATCAGGTTGATATCAGTTTGGGATAAATTGTCGAAAGTTGTTCCCTTGGGAAGGATCCTTCGAATGAGAGTATGATTATTTTCAACCTTCGGTTTTTCCTGCGGTGCTTGTGGATTGCAATAGAACATATATGATTTTCTTTCTCCGTCCAGACCTTTTTCGATAGCCGTCGGATTGGAAAACTCTGTACCGTTGTCAGCAAGAAGGACCTGAAACATGGACTTATAGCGTTTCCTGCCCAGAAGAGTGAAGAGCATTGTAAAAATCTGCTCAACAGATTGAGCAGTATTTTTATCTCTCAAAAAAGCCAGCATAAAGTTGCAGTTTCTTAAGATGACAGTCAGAAGAACTTTTCCTCCTGTGGTGCCAACGACACTGTCGATTTCGGTAATAAGCATGTCCGGATGTTTCTCCGAAAAAGAGAGAAAATCATTGTAGGTACGGCCTTCACGACATTTTTTATCCACCTTCATGTTATTTCTTTTTCCCTTTCTCTTCTTAAAACGGACAGCTCGGGGCAAGTCTATTTTCCGTGCCTCTAAAATACCCGAAAGCAGGAGCCGTCTGGCGGTACTTTCAGAACAGGGAACAGTATCTCGATTATTACGGATAATATGATAGAGAGACTGCCCCTGTTTGATGAGAGGAGAGAAAAAAGAATCAATATCTGCAAGCTCGGCATCGGAGATATTGAAGCCTTCACGAGCCTCATGCAAAGTTTTCTCGTAAGAGTCATTTGCAGATTTAGCAGAATAGATCCGTTTTTTTAAAGTGCAGCGGTGACGGTTGGGGCAGCCGTTACAGACATACGGAGGAACCGAAAGCTGCGGGCAGACCTCCTCCTTAAAGTCAGGACACATCGTATTACATCTTGAGCACCGGAAACACAGTGAACGGCATTTCGGAGAGGTGTTACAAAGGGAAGTAACGGAGCAGTCATACCGGTGAAGGCAGCAGTTTGCTGTCCGGCCATAACAGCCTTTGAAGACAGTCTCTGCATGTTTTCTGATCTCTCTGGAGATCGTACTCGGCGACTTCAGAACTGTTGAGGCAATACTTCTGAGAGATTCTCGCCGGTTGAGGGCGCTTTCAATGGCTTTTCTTTCAGCCAGAGTCAAATGTTTGTTCATGATGATGAACTCCTTTCCGAGATCTGTTGTCTCGTAAGAAAGGTCTTTCATCAATTCAGACTAAATGCAAGCTTCTTTTAATTCAGATTTAATGCAACGGGGTACCGGATGTTGCGTTGCATTTACCTTGAAGAATTTCAAATATGCACAGCGACTTTTCCCGGCTCAGGGCTCGACTGGCATTTTTCCGGAACTTTTCGTATAATGAACAAATCTTGCAGATACTGACTTCAATCAGATACTGACTTCCACTTTGCTTTTCGTCAAAACGATTC
This sequence is a window from Pyramidobacter sp. YE332. Protein-coding genes within it:
- a CDS encoding AAA family ATPase codes for the protein MIKRERYMERIRPFIGNELIKVLTGLRRSGKSVMLELIQDEILRMGASREQFVSINFEQMDNAGLCTAEALHEELKRRISGIRGKAYLFLDEIQEVERWEKCVNSCRVDFDCDIYITGSNAKLLSGELATYLAGRYVEFVVYPFSFEEFLEMSRQRNPGLGAAEAFRSYIQLGGMPFLTHLIENREACA
- a CDS encoding IS30 family transposase, with the protein product MCPDFKEEVCPQLSVPPYVCNGCPNRHRCTLKKRIYSAKSANDSYEKTLHEAREGFNISDAELADIDSFFSPLIKQGQSLYHIIRNNRDTVPCSESTARRLLLSGILEARKIDLPRAVRFKKRKGKRNNMKVDKKCREGRTYNDFLSFSEKHPDMLITEIDSVVGTTGGKVLLTVILRNCNFMLAFLRDKNTAQSVEQIFTMLFTLLGRKRYKSMFQVLLADNGTEFSNPTAIEKGLDGERKSYMFYCNPQAPQEKPKVENNHTLIRRILPKGTTFDNLSQTDINLMMSHINSYERKKFNGKSPAEIFINLYGEDVLHLLGLELIPPQDICLKRTLLAGK